From the genome of Nakamurella flavida:
CGTGCCGTAGGCCAGCTCGGTGGCCAGACCGGCGTCCCGGCCACTGAGCTTCGCCTCGCGCAACAACCGCGGGAGCACCAGGTTGGCGTAGGCGCCGTCCTGGCGTACCGCGGTCAGCACGTCCAGGGCGACCTGGCGGGCCGGGTCGGACACCGGCGGGCGCTGGCCCTGCGGACGGCGCGGCGGGCCGGACGGGTCGCGGCGGCGGCCGGTGGAACGGGCGGGTCCCGGGCTCATCGCTCGGACACCCCGGCCGGCAGGGCCTGCGCGCCGGCACCGCTGCCGTCGTCGCGGACGGCGGCGGGCCCGAGGAGCGGCAAGACCTGTTCGTCGGCCTGTGGGCCGAACCGGTCGTCGGCGCCCGGCCGGGTCCCCCGGGCCCAGTCGGCCGCGGCCATCGGGCGGCGGCCCGGGGCGGTCACCGTGCCCAGCACGACGTCGGTGGTCCCCGTCCCGACCCGGACCTCGCGCTTGCCCGCCGCGATGGCCCCGGGCGGCAGGGTGTCGGAGTCGGTGACCCGCACCGGACCGAGACCCAGCCGGCCCCAGGACGACTCGGTCCAGGCCCCGGGATCCGGGGTCAGGGCGCGGATGTGCCGGTCGACCCCGAGGGCGGGCACCTGCCAGTCGACCTGCGCGTCGGCGACGGTGATCTTGTGGGTCAGGGTGACCGTGTCCAGGCGTTGCTCCACGGGCTGCAGGGAACCGTCGGCGATGCCGTCGAGGGTGGCCACCAGCAGCCCCGCACCGGACCGGGACAGCCGCTCCAGCAGATCCCCCGCGGTGTCGTGCGGCCCGATGGCCTCGGTCACCGCACCGAAGACGGGACCGGTGTCCAGACCTTCCTCCAGCCGGAACGTGCTCGCCCCGGTGACGTCGTCGCCGTACCGGACGGCGGACTGGACCGGGGAGGCCCCCCGCCACGCCGGCAGCAGCGAGAAGTGCAGGTTGACCCACCCGTGGACGGGGACGTCCAGCACCGGGCGGGGCAGCAGACCGCCGTAGGCGACGATCGCCCCGGCCTGCGGGGCGATCTCCGTCAGGCGCCGCAGGAACTCCGGATCGCGGGACGTCCGGGGCTGCAGCAGCTCGAGCCCGGCCTCCCGGGCGACCTCGGCGACGGGCGAACCCTGCAGGGTGCGACCACGACCGACCGGAGCATCGGGGCGGGTGAGCACCGCGGCCACCTCGTGGCCGGAAGCCAGCAGCGCGGTGAGCGACGGGACCGCGGCCTGCGGTGTGCCGGCGAAGACGATCCTCAGGGCGAACTCCTCGATCGGCGGCGGACGCCGTCGCGCCGGACGGGCGGACGCCGAGGTACCGGGGCGGACCGGGACGGACGCCCGGGCAGGTCGGGGACAGTCTACGAACCCCGAGCGGCGCCGCGCACCGGACGACGGCCCCGGACCGGTGGACGGCACCGAGCCGGCGCGCGCGACGCGTCCTGCACCGAGGACAGGGTGCACGCCACCCCCGGTACCGTCGGGCCCGCCCGGATCCCCGGTCACCCCCGCCCCTCGCCGGGCACCCCGGCCGCCGGCCGGTCACCCGGCGGCCCCGCACCGGAGGTGCACATGGCCCACGCTCCCGACGGCCGGCCCCTGCACGGCGCCCACGTCCACCTCGACCGCGTCGTCGAGGACGACGTGCCCGGCATGCTCGACGCACTGGGTGATCCGCGCGTCTGGGCCGCCGGTCTGGGCGGCGGGCCGACAGGACAGCCCCGGGACGCCGCCGCGATGCACCGGTGGCTCGGCCTGGACGACCCGGGCGACCGGGTGGCCTACGCGGTGCGCCTGGCCGTCGACTCCCCGCTCGGCCCGGCCGGCCGCATCGTGGGCACCACGTCCCTCAACGAGACCGTGCTCGCCGACGAGCGGGCCCACCTGGGCTGGACCGGGTACAGCCCGGACGTGTGGGGCTCGGTGGTGAACCCGGAGTGCAAGCTCCTGCTGCTCGGGCACGCGTTCGAGGACTGCGGGCTGGGCCGGATCAAGATCCAGTGCGACAGCGCCAACCCCCGGTCCGCCGCGGCGATCGCCCGCCTCGGGGCGACCCGGGAAGGCGTGCTGCGCCGCCACAAGCGCCGCGCCGACGGCTCCTTCCGCGACACGATCCTGTTCTCCGTGGTCGTGCAGGAGTGGCCGCAGGTCCGCGACGGCCTGCGGGCGCGGTTGGCCGGGGGCCGGCCGACCTCCTGATCCGCACGTGGTGACCGTTCGACACCTGTTGTCGTGCAGGTGGTCTCCGGCTCATCGGAGCACCGGCCCGTCGGTCAGAGCAGATCGAGCGGATCGACCCGGACCCGCACCGGGGTGCTCTCCCGGCGGGCCGACCGCAGCGCGGCGACCGCGCGCAGGGCCGCGGTCAGCGCATGCCGGTCGGCCAGCGGAGCACGGACCAGCGCCCGCACCGCCGGGCCGCCCTCCCCGTCGTCGTCACCGGATCCGGGCCGACGGCCGTAGCCGATCTCGTCCAACGGCACCGGCCCGAGCACCTCCGCGGATTCCGGCAGCCCGACGTCGTCGAGCCACCCCAGCACCGCCTCCTCGGCCCCCTGCACGGCGGCCGTCCACACCGCGGGCGGGAACCCCAGCTCCCGGCGGGCGGCCAGCTCGGTGTCCGCGTGGCCGGCCGGGTCCCAGCGGATGACGGCCTGGACGGCGGCCAGGGCCATGTCCGCCCCGATGACCACCCGGCCACCGGCCGCCGCCGGGCGGACCAGGGCCGCCGCGGCGAGCCACCGGCGGACCGTCTCCTCCCCCGCACGCAGATCGGGTCGACCGAGCAGGGCGTTGCCGTCCAGCAGCAGGGCCGCCCCGTACCCGTCCGGCGGGCGGGGTTCGGCGCCCGGGGTGGCGATGACCAGGGCGGCTTCGGGACCGACCTCGATGCGGACCGCGTCACCGGCCGAGGTGATCACCGGGACGTTCGGGAACGCTCGACCCAGTTCCTCCGCGGTGCGGCGGGCCCCGGCCACCACCGCTCGCAGCCGTTCCCCACCGCAGGCCGGGCAGCGGAACCGAGCCTCCGGGGTGCCGCACCACCGGCAGGCGGGGATCCCGGAGGCGCCGGTGACGCCCAGCGGCCCGGCGCAGCGGCGGCAGTGGGCGGGCCGGCGACAGGTCTCGCAGGCCAGCGCGGGCTGGTAGCCCCGCCGGGGCACCTGCACCAGGACCGGGGCGCCGGCCCGGAGCGAGGCGCGGGCCGCGTCGAAGGCGGCCGGGGTGAGCCGGGCCCGGGCGGCCGCCGAGTCGGCGCCGCGGGCGTAGTCGTCGCCCGCCGCCTCGATGCGCGGCATCCGCTCCCGGACGACGGCGCGCGGTGCGGCCACGGACTGCGCCCACCCCGAGTCGACCAGCAGGGCCGCCTCGGTCGTCCGGTTGAACCCGCCGACGAGCAGCGCGCACGGCCCGGCCACGGATCGCAGCATCGCCACCTCCCGGGCATGGGGGTAGGGCGCCCGGGGTTCGGCGAGGGACTCGTCCCCGTCGTCGAACACGGCGACCACGGCCAGATCGACGACGGGGGCGAAGGCGGCGCCCCGGGTGCCCGCCACCACCCGCGCCGCACCCCGCCGGATGCGCAGGAACCGCCGGTACCGCTCCGCGGGGCCGAGGTCCGCGGAAAGGGTGACGAAGTCCTCGGCCGGCAACACCGCGGCCAGGGCGGCGTCCAGGGCGGTCAGGTCACGGGCGTCCGGCACCAGCAGCAGGGCGCCGCGGCCCGCCCGGTGGGCGGTCAGTGCCAGCTCGGCCAGCCGCTCCGCCCACCGCTCCCCCGGCAGCGCCTGCCACACCGCCCGGGCCGGCCGACCCTGCCCGACGGCCCGGAGGAACGTGGGCCCGTACGTGTACGGCGCCCAGCCGGCTGCGGGGTCCGCCGGTCCGGGGGTGCCGGATCCCGGCTGCTCGGCCGCCGGGGCAGCGGCCGACGGTGAGCGGGCCTCCCCGGGCACGGACGGCACGGCGGTCACGGGCGGGGCCGGGGCCGGGGCCGGGGCGGATCCGGCCGCGTCGGGAACGGCGGCGGTCACCGGGCGGCCCGTGTCGGGGACGGGCATCGGCTGGGCCTCGACCCGGGCGTGCCGTGGGGGGACGGCGAGGCGGAGGACGTCGGACAGGGTTCCGGCGTAGCGGTCGGCGACCGCCCGGGCCAGTGCGGCGACCTCCGGGGACAGCACCGGTTCCGCCGACACCACCCGGTCCAGGAACCCCAACCGGCCGGTGTGCTCGGAGGCGCCGGCCCGGTCCAGCACCAGCCCGTTGACCAGCCGGCCGGCGAAGCGCACCCGGACCCGGACGCCGGGCCGGGCGTCCGCGTCCTGGGTGGCGTCGACCAGGTAGTCGAAGGGACGGTCCAGGTGGGCGAGCGGCATGTCCACCGCGACCCGGGCCACCGGGAGGTGGTCGGCTGCCGACCGGGCCCCGGCGTCCCTCCGCGGCGAACGTGCCGCCGGAGCGGCCGCCCGTCCCGGCGGCCGCGGGGTGGCCGCCGGTGCGGGACCGGTCACGGCCGGGGCGGTCGGGACGGGCGCCGGGGTGGCGGCCTGCTCGGTCATCACGCACCCGTCCTGGTCCGAGGGCCGGGCGGTCCGGCGAGGACCTGTCTACCCCGCACCACCGACGCCGCCCTCGGGGACCGGATGCTCGTCACGCACTCGACCGGCGGTACGAACTCGACGCGACACGCACTCGAC
Proteins encoded in this window:
- a CDS encoding GNAT family N-acetyltransferase, with translation MAHAPDGRPLHGAHVHLDRVVEDDVPGMLDALGDPRVWAAGLGGGPTGQPRDAAAMHRWLGLDDPGDRVAYAVRLAVDSPLGPAGRIVGTTSLNETVLADERAHLGWTGYSPDVWGSVVNPECKLLLLGHAFEDCGLGRIKIQCDSANPRSAAAIARLGATREGVLRRHKRRADGSFRDTILFSVVVQEWPQVRDGLRARLAGGRPTS
- a CDS encoding primosomal protein N', with product MTEQAATPAPVPTAPAVTGPAPAATPRPPGRAAAPAARSPRRDAGARSAADHLPVARVAVDMPLAHLDRPFDYLVDATQDADARPGVRVRVRFAGRLVNGLVLDRAGASEHTGRLGFLDRVVSAEPVLSPEVAALARAVADRYAGTLSDVLRLAVPPRHARVEAQPMPVPDTGRPVTAAVPDAAGSAPAPAPAPPVTAVPSVPGEARSPSAAAPAAEQPGSGTPGPADPAAGWAPYTYGPTFLRAVGQGRPARAVWQALPGERWAERLAELALTAHRAGRGALLLVPDARDLTALDAALAAVLPAEDFVTLSADLGPAERYRRFLRIRRGAARVVAGTRGAAFAPVVDLAVVAVFDDGDESLAEPRAPYPHAREVAMLRSVAGPCALLVGGFNRTTEAALLVDSGWAQSVAAPRAVVRERMPRIEAAGDDYARGADSAAARARLTPAAFDAARASLRAGAPVLVQVPRRGYQPALACETCRRPAHCRRCAGPLGVTGASGIPACRWCGTPEARFRCPACGGERLRAVVAGARRTAEELGRAFPNVPVITSAGDAVRIEVGPEAALVIATPGAEPRPPDGYGAALLLDGNALLGRPDLRAGEETVRRWLAAAALVRPAAAGGRVVIGADMALAAVQAVIRWDPAGHADTELAARRELGFPPAVWTAAVQGAEEAVLGWLDDVGLPESAEVLGPVPLDEIGYGRRPGSGDDDGEGGPAVRALVRAPLADRHALTAALRAVAALRSARRESTPVRVRVDPLDLL
- a CDS encoding methionyl-tRNA formyltransferase, with the translated sequence MRIVFAGTPQAAVPSLTALLASGHEVAAVLTRPDAPVGRGRTLQGSPVAEVAREAGLELLQPRTSRDPEFLRRLTEIAPQAGAIVAYGGLLPRPVLDVPVHGWVNLHFSLLPAWRGASPVQSAVRYGDDVTGASTFRLEEGLDTGPVFGAVTEAIGPHDTAGDLLERLSRSGAGLLVATLDGIADGSLQPVEQRLDTVTLTHKITVADAQVDWQVPALGVDRHIRALTPDPGAWTESSWGRLGLGPVRVTDSDTLPPGAIAAGKREVRVGTGTTDVVLGTVTAPGRRPMAAADWARGTRPGADDRFGPQADEQVLPLLGPAAVRDDGSGAGAQALPAGVSER